One part of the Haliotis asinina isolate JCU_RB_2024 chromosome 2, JCU_Hal_asi_v2, whole genome shotgun sequence genome encodes these proteins:
- the LOC137274232 gene encoding uncharacterized protein, with the protein MTANVLELDTILGHYAWRKLEKNINFVKRLFIEPDDYYPAIDWKCLNIEHNIMKFSLRPANTCVESPWGEITTGSRWVSLYGCEYENKSETKHVHTFRGKRETTTWIAVELQNCYTIDNDVNIDVNLPTNFVKFRAGRDNTMNVCKMKGEVFKEVVPWEVNSQIEIGPSWKANAELLAREECQVIDFEIRTKLSVPKGKLPVHFKKKSDDKVAYTVMLDDFHNAFLNLESGGTLNEDEMALVQVLMETTLDKYQNEKSSTSIQLLTQGACTSVAWSDQKVNIQTEPMSNAKKTHVSDLFIERNGLRD; encoded by the exons ATGACTGCGAACGTTCTGGAGCTTGACACCATATTGGGGCATTACGCCTGGCGAAAACTGGAGAAAAATATCAATTTCGTAAAACGGCTTTTTATTGAACCCGATGATTACTATCCCGCAATTGACTGGAAGTGTCTTAACATTGAGCACAACATCATGAAGTTTTCACTCCGCCCAGCCAACACCTGCGTTGAGTCGCCATGGGGCGAGATCACGACCGGGTCTCGCTGGGTCTCGTTGTACGGCTGCGAGTACGAGAATAAGTCGGAGACCAAGCACGTGCATACATTTCGCGGCAAGCGAGAGACGACAACGTGGATCGCAGTAGAGCTTCAGAATTGCTACACGATCGACAACGATGTCAACATCGACGTGAACCTTCCGACAAATTTCGTCAAGTTCCGTGCAGGCCGAGACAACACGATGAACGTGTGTAAGATGAAGGGCGAAGTGTTCAAGGAGGTCGTTCCGTGGGAGGTGAATTCTCAGATCGAGATCGGACCGTCATGGAAGGCAAACGCCGAGCTTCTTGCACGTGAAGAATGCCAAGTGATAGATTTCGAAATCCGGACGAAGTTGTCTGTCCCCAAAGGGAAACTGCCGGTGCACTTCAAGAAGAAGTCTGACGACAAAGTGGCGTACACGGTGATGCTGGACGACTTCCACAACGCCTTCCTGAACCTGGAATCCGGGGGAACGCTCAATGAAGACGAGATGGCTTTGGTGCAG GTGCTGATGGAGACAACCCTGGACAAGTATCAGAATGAGAAAAGCTCTACCAGCATCCAGCTGCTCACACAAGGCGCGTGCACGAGTGTGGCCTGGTCAGATCAAAAAGTGAACATCCAAACCGAACCGATGTCCAATGCTAAGAAAACACACGTGTCCGATCTGTTCATAGAGAGAAATGGACTGAGGGACTGA
- the LOC137272834 gene encoding uncharacterized protein isoform X2, which translates to MIVVAVIFFNECPTQPYLSIYMIVQGSVSITMPILFLIKYRMGVGIKRINFLTYVVTVAILSFGWFCAGTYWLMTAGCPQAFLYRAAIGFLVPVWIIAIICISVFIWACCRKEEQPL; encoded by the exons ATGATAGTTGTCG ctgtgatattcttTAACGAGTGCCCGACCCAACCCTACCTCTCCATATACATGATCGTCCAGGGATCGGTGTCCATCACTATGCCCATCCTTTTCCTCATCAAGTACAGGATGGGCGTTGGCATCAAACGGATCAACTTTCTCACCTACGTCGTTACTGTCGCCATCCTCTCCTTCGGCTGGTTCTGTGCTG GCACCTACTGGTTGATGACGGCAGGATGTCCCCAGGCCTTCCTGTACCGGGCAGCCATAGGGTTCCTGGTGCCAGTGTGGATTATCGCCATTATCTGCATCAGTGTCTTTATATGGGCATGTTGTAGAAAAGAAGAACAACCACTTTAA
- the LOC137272834 gene encoding uncharacterized protein isoform X1 encodes MLKGEVTKTEAKDVFLNVISTLGILLFAGMIVVAVIFFNECPTQPYLSIYMIVQGSVSITMPILFLIKYRMGVGIKRINFLTYVVTVAILSFGWFCAGTYWLMTAGCPQAFLYRAAIGFLVPVWIIAIICISVFIWACCRKEEQPL; translated from the exons ATGTTAA AGGGCGAGGTGACCAAGACTGAGGCAAAGGATG TGTTTCTCAACGTGATCAGTACCCTTGGGATCTTGCTGTTTGCGGGGATGATAGTTGTCG ctgtgatattcttTAACGAGTGCCCGACCCAACCCTACCTCTCCATATACATGATCGTCCAGGGATCGGTGTCCATCACTATGCCCATCCTTTTCCTCATCAAGTACAGGATGGGCGTTGGCATCAAACGGATCAACTTTCTCACCTACGTCGTTACTGTCGCCATCCTCTCCTTCGGCTGGTTCTGTGCTG GCACCTACTGGTTGATGACGGCAGGATGTCCCCAGGCCTTCCTGTACCGGGCAGCCATAGGGTTCCTGGTGCCAGTGTGGATTATCGCCATTATCTGCATCAGTGTCTTTATATGGGCATGTTGTAGAAAAGAAGAACAACCACTTTAA